A genomic segment from Bacillus cereus G9842 encodes:
- a CDS encoding aspartyl-phosphate phosphatase Spo0E family protein, producing MYYNFTSNIMGKGSFSIEMEMGQLQNKIENKKKELIQLVARHGLDHDKVLLFSRDLDILINKFMNGKDKVHK from the coding sequence ATGTACTATAATTTTACAAGTAATATTATGGGAAAAGGGAGTTTTAGTATAGAGATGGAGATGGGACAATTACAAAATAAAATAGAAAACAAAAAGAAAGAGTTAATTCAACTTGTTGCGAGACACGGATTGGATCATGATAAAGTTTTGTTATTTAGCCGAGATTTAGATATACTAATTAATAAGTTTATGAATGGAAAAGACAAAGTGCATAAATAA
- a CDS encoding MATE family efflux transporter produces the protein MEATEKLREKPIKSLFISYLIPAVLGMVLMSVNIVIDAVMISRGVGANGLAGVNVAIPAFSIFFSISLWIGMGGATLYSIALGENKRERARSIFTQSMTVAVVIVGVLAAICLWRIEDLAYLFGANEVILPYALDYLHVLLTFGMIYVLENILSTFIRNDGNPNLAMAGLVVTAVLNIVFDYIFIFIFGWGVTGAASATILSAAIGFLVLLTHFFRKSSILKWTKFHFEWDTVKQIMVIGFPSFTAESTVAIVTIGFNIAFVQYAGEVGVASYAMVNSIHAMTLLLFFGVGAALQPIASFHYGANLSERLREGLKFAVKIAVVLGGVAIIVGLFFGKYIIGLFDVQSPELLELTLTGISLFFIQYVFLGYNIVYGEYFQSVRQTKKSVLIIMSRGLLFILPLLWIMPKLFGINGIWLVMPVAEVMTAIIVFTMNRIKHPVPLNMAGEKEAI, from the coding sequence ATGGAAGCAACAGAAAAGTTAAGAGAAAAACCGATAAAAAGCTTATTTATTTCATATTTAATACCAGCCGTCCTCGGAATGGTATTAATGTCAGTGAATATTGTAATTGATGCGGTTATGATTAGTAGAGGAGTTGGGGCGAACGGTTTAGCAGGAGTGAACGTGGCTATTCCAGCCTTTTCGATTTTCTTCTCTATTTCATTATGGATTGGAATGGGCGGGGCAACGTTATATTCCATTGCATTAGGTGAAAATAAACGAGAGAGAGCAAGGTCTATTTTTACTCAATCAATGACGGTAGCAGTTGTTATCGTAGGTGTTTTAGCAGCTATTTGCTTATGGAGAATAGAAGATTTAGCATACTTATTTGGTGCAAATGAAGTGATTTTACCGTATGCATTAGACTATTTACACGTATTATTAACATTTGGAATGATATACGTTTTAGAAAATATTTTAAGTACATTTATTCGAAATGATGGAAATCCTAATTTAGCGATGGCAGGTCTTGTTGTAACGGCTGTATTAAATATCGTGTTTGACTACATCTTTATTTTTATTTTTGGATGGGGCGTAACAGGTGCTGCTTCAGCGACTATTCTTTCGGCAGCGATTGGTTTCCTTGTATTATTAACTCATTTCTTTAGAAAAAGTAGTATCTTAAAGTGGACGAAATTCCATTTTGAATGGGATACTGTCAAACAAATTATGGTGATTGGTTTCCCAAGTTTTACAGCAGAAAGTACGGTTGCAATCGTAACGATTGGTTTTAATATCGCATTCGTCCAATATGCAGGAGAAGTAGGAGTAGCTTCCTATGCGATGGTGAATAGTATTCATGCAATGACATTACTACTATTCTTCGGTGTAGGTGCTGCATTGCAACCAATTGCTAGTTTCCATTATGGTGCAAACTTATCAGAAAGATTGCGTGAAGGATTGAAGTTTGCTGTGAAAATTGCAGTTGTCCTCGGAGGCGTTGCGATAATTGTCGGATTATTCTTCGGGAAATATATCATTGGTTTATTTGATGTTCAATCTCCAGAATTATTGGAGTTAACCTTAACAGGTATTAGTTTATTCTTTATCCAATACGTATTTTTAGGTTATAACATTGTGTATGGAGAGTACTTCCAATCAGTGCGACAAACGAAGAAATCAGTACTTATTATAATGAGCCGAGGATTACTATTTATTCTTCCATTGTTATGGATTATGCCAAAATTATTTGGGATAAACGGAATTTGGCTCGTTATGCCAGTTGCGGAAGTAATGACAGCGATTATCGTATTTACGATGAATCGTATAAAACATCCTGTTCCATTAAATATGGCAGGAGAGAAAGAAGCGATATGA
- a CDS encoding sulfite exporter TauE/SafE family protein: MGITFIFICIILVASILQASTGFGFSIMATPFLLMLFLPQEAIQINIILSLIISISLIWKIRMDVDFVLLKRFILGSIVGVPFGILIFISVNINTFKLAVSILLLLLTLLLICKIKVRSTQSRDFIVGGLSGLLTTSIGMPGPPLLLYFTGTDTEKEKLRATTLAFYLFIYFISLVTQILFTGTNKTIWESSFYAIPILFLGLFIGQIIFKWLNQRIFKIFTYILLSCTGMYLLIESLHLL; this comes from the coding sequence TTGGGTATCACATTCATTTTCATATGTATTATATTAGTGGCTTCTATTCTGCAAGCAAGTACAGGTTTTGGCTTTTCCATAATGGCAACCCCTTTCTTACTTATGTTATTTTTACCACAAGAAGCTATACAAATAAACATTATTTTATCTTTAATTATCTCCATTTCACTCATTTGGAAAATAAGAATGGACGTTGATTTTGTTCTACTGAAAAGGTTTATTTTGGGAAGTATAGTTGGTGTACCTTTTGGTATTTTAATCTTCATTTCCGTTAACATAAACACTTTTAAATTAGCAGTTAGCATCCTACTCTTACTATTAACATTGTTGCTAATATGCAAAATTAAGGTTAGATCAACACAATCTAGAGATTTCATAGTTGGTGGATTATCTGGTCTTTTAACGACAAGTATCGGTATGCCAGGTCCTCCCCTGTTACTTTATTTTACAGGAACTGATACTGAAAAAGAGAAGTTAAGAGCAACTACATTAGCTTTTTATCTGTTTATATATTTCATTAGTCTAGTAACTCAAATACTCTTTACTGGCACAAACAAAACCATTTGGGAATCAAGTTTTTATGCCATCCCAATTTTATTTTTAGGTTTGTTTATAGGTCAAATTATTTTCAAATGGCTTAATCAACGGATTTTTAAAATATTTACGTATATCCTTTTAAGTTGTACGGGTATGTATCTTCTTATTGAAAGTTTGCATTTATTATAG
- a CDS encoding flagellar motor protein MotP: MGEKNQVLARPQRRKRKFDISSPVGIIVGFIIVIAAIMLGGGGIKAFKNFLDVSSILIVIGGTTATIVVAYRFGEIKKYTKSIFTVLHRREEDLEQLTDLFVDFSKKSKKHGLLSLEVDGEQVDNPFIQKGIRLMLSGYDEDELKEVLLKDIETEVYELRKGAALLDKIGDFAPAWGMIGTLIGLIIMLQNLQDTSQIGTGMAVAMLTTLYGSVLANMIAIPLAEKVYRGIEDLYTEKKFVIEAISELYRGQIPSKLKLKLDTYVYETKVKKVKGAA, translated from the coding sequence ATGGGAGAGAAAAATCAAGTATTAGCTAGACCACAAAGAAGAAAAAGGAAGTTTGATATTTCTAGCCCAGTGGGCATTATAGTAGGGTTCATTATAGTGATAGCAGCAATTATGCTTGGCGGCGGTGGAATAAAAGCTTTTAAAAACTTTTTAGATGTTTCATCTATTTTAATTGTCATAGGGGGAACAACAGCGACAATTGTTGTGGCATATCGATTTGGAGAAATAAAAAAATATACGAAAAGCATTTTTACTGTTTTACATAGAAGAGAAGAAGATTTAGAACAGTTAACGGATTTGTTTGTCGATTTTTCGAAAAAGTCTAAAAAGCATGGCTTGCTTTCTTTAGAGGTTGATGGAGAGCAAGTAGACAATCCTTTTATTCAAAAAGGAATTCGATTAATGTTAAGCGGTTACGATGAAGATGAATTAAAAGAAGTGTTACTGAAAGATATTGAAACGGAAGTGTATGAGTTAAGAAAAGGAGCAGCATTATTAGATAAAATTGGTGATTTTGCTCCAGCTTGGGGAATGATTGGTACGTTAATCGGTCTTATCATTATGCTCCAAAACTTACAAGATACATCGCAAATTGGTACAGGGATGGCAGTTGCGATGTTAACGACATTATATGGGTCCGTACTTGCGAATATGATTGCAATCCCTCTTGCGGAAAAAGTATATCGTGGTATTGAAGATTTATATACAGAGAAGAAGTTTGTAATAGAAGCAATTTCAGAATTGTATCGTGGACAAATCCCTTCTAAATTAAAGTTGAAACTGGATACATACGTATACGAAACAAAGGTAAAAAAGGTAAAAGGAGCAGCCTAA
- a CDS encoding YdcF family protein, producing MRKKKIMKCILVVIMICAVYMGFLQYHIYKHGHMNATYDADYIIVLGSKVNGTKPSYSLQYRIDKAAEYLKSHEKTIAIVSGGQGKGEDISEALAMKQGLIKQNIAEDRIIMEDKSTSTDENITFSKPLIPADMKKGMIVTNDFHMFRAKKIAAKQGLQLEGLPAKTPKPIIIPSNVREYLAITQYWFMNRI from the coding sequence ATGAGAAAGAAGAAAATAATGAAGTGCATTTTAGTTGTCATAATGATTTGCGCCGTGTATATGGGTTTTTTACAATATCACATTTATAAGCATGGGCATATGAATGCAACCTACGATGCTGACTACATAATTGTACTAGGATCGAAAGTAAATGGGACGAAACCATCTTATTCATTGCAATATCGTATTGATAAAGCAGCTGAATATTTAAAATCACATGAGAAAACAATTGCTATTGTATCTGGCGGACAAGGAAAAGGTGAAGACATTTCAGAAGCATTAGCAATGAAACAAGGATTAATAAAACAAAACATCGCAGAAGACCGTATTATAATGGAGGACAAATCTACGAGCACAGATGAGAACATTACATTCTCAAAACCGTTAATACCAGCCGATATGAAAAAAGGTATGATCGTAACAAACGATTTTCATATGTTTAGAGCAAAAAAAATAGCGGCCAAACAAGGTTTACAATTAGAAGGCCTTCCGGCAAAAACACCGAAACCAATCATCATTCCATCGAATGTACGAGAATATTTAGCAATTACACAATATTGGTTTATGAATCGAATATAG
- a CDS encoding IS3 family transposase (programmed frameshift) translates to MAKFTADEKIQIVLRYLNGNESYREMGRSLGISDTIILNWVNQYKQNGLEAFLKRCTNYTQQFKLDVLNFMIENGMSLFETAAIFNIPAPSTISVWKKQLETQGIDALQSKKKGRPSMKKDSNKQLKQPLAEGSVEALEARIKQLEMENEYFKKVKCLSSKQGKITKQDKAQVVYELRHKYSVKALVELATIPRSTYYDLVKKMNRPDVDADLKAEIKAIYEENEGRYGYRRIRDELTNRGQKVNHKKVQRIMKELGLKCVVRMKKYKSYKGKVGRIAPNILERNFHTDAPNQKWVTDITEFKLFGEKLYVSPVLDLYNGEIITYTIGSRPTYSLVSDMLEKALERLPETHQLLMHSDQGWHYQMRQYVRTLESRAIVQSMSRKGNCYDNAVIENFFGIMKSEFLYIKEFENVEHFKIELEKYIDYYNTKRIKEKLKMSPVQYRTHFYQAA, encoded by the exons ATGGCTAAATTTACAGCTGATGAAAAAATACAAATCGTTCTACGTTATTTGAACGGAAATGAAAGTTATCGAGAAATGGGTAGATCGCTCGGTATAAGTGACACAATCATTTTGAATTGGGTAAACCAATATAAACAGAATGGTCTGGAAGCTTTTCTAAAACGATGTACAAATTACACACAACAATTTAAACTAGACGTACTAAACTTTATGATTGAAAACGGTATGTCCTTATTTGAGACGGCAGCTATCTTTAATATTCCTGCCCCTTCAACGATTTCTGTTTGGAAAAAACAGCTCGAAACACAAGGAATTGATGCCCTTCAATCTAAGAAAAAGGGGCGTCCATCCATGAAAAAAGATTCAAATAAACAATTAAAACAACCTTTAGCTGAAGGGTCAGTCGAAGCACTTGAAGCACGCATTAAACAGCTTGAGATGGAAAATGAGTACT TTAAAAAAGTTAAATGCCTTAGTTCAAAACAAGGAAAAATCACAAAACAAGACAAAGCGCAAGTAGTCTATGAATTAAGGCATAAATATTCGGTGAAGGCACTCGTGGAGCTAGCTACTATTCCTCGAAGCACGTATTATGATTTAGTAAAGAAAATGAATCGTCCAGATGTAGATGCCGATTTGAAAGCTGAGATTAAAGCGATTTATGAGGAAAATGAAGGTCGTTATGGTTACCGTCGCATTCGTGATGAATTAACGAATCGTGGCCAGAAAGTGAACCACAAGAAGGTTCAGCGCATTATGAAAGAGCTTGGGTTAAAGTGTGTTGTGCGTATGAAGAAATATAAATCCTATAAAGGAAAAGTCGGTAGAATTGCACCTAATATTTTAGAGCGTAATTTTCATACAGATGCACCGAATCAAAAGTGGGTAACAGACATCACAGAGTTTAAATTGTTTGGAGAAAAACTGTATGTATCACCTGTATTAGATTTGTATAATGGTGAAATTATTACCTATACAATTGGTTCTAGACCGACGTATTCGCTTGTTTCAGACATGTTAGAGAAAGCATTGGAACGTTTACCTGAAACGCACCAGCTACTGATGCATTCGGATCAAGGATGGCATTATCAAATGAGACAGTACGTCCGTACTCTTGAATCAAGAGCTATCGTCCAGAGTATGTCTCGAAAAGGCAACTGTTACGACAACGCAGTAATAGAAAATTTCTTTGGGATTATGAAGTCGGAGTTCCTCTACATAAAAGAATTTGAAAATGTAGAGCACTTTAAAATAGAATTAGAAAAATATATAGATTATTATAATACGAAACGGATTAAGGAAAAATTAAAAATGAGCCCGGTACAATACCGGACTCACTTTTATCAAGCTGCCTAA
- a CDS encoding DUF421 domain-containing protein, producing the protein MLLFLCNVSFFFILFLLSLKLLGKSALAQLTPHDFGAIIFLSYLAFQAIPVSGALQAFLGMVVITCLHLLLTKLSLFNKLNRFILGHPIILIKHGDIIFENLQKSRYPIAELLSNLRVAGYPSVHEIEYAILEANGAISILPKRELVPLTPKDLNIDVKYAGLPIALIVDSQIQYDNLKLIHKNEKWLYKELKEKGITNIKNVAFASVQETDGSFAISLKE; encoded by the coding sequence TTGCTTCTCTTTTTATGTAACGTGTCGTTCTTTTTTATCTTATTTTTACTATCGCTTAAGTTACTCGGTAAATCCGCGTTAGCACAACTAACTCCTCATGATTTTGGGGCTATAATTTTTTTATCTTATTTAGCTTTCCAGGCCATACCCGTCTCTGGTGCTTTACAAGCATTTCTCGGTATGGTTGTTATCACATGTTTACATTTACTCCTTACAAAATTAAGCCTATTTAACAAACTAAATCGCTTTATTCTCGGACACCCTATCATTTTAATTAAACATGGTGATATTATTTTTGAGAACTTACAAAAAAGTAGATACCCCATTGCAGAACTCCTTTCTAATCTTCGCGTTGCAGGTTATCCAAGTGTTCATGAAATTGAATACGCTATTTTAGAAGCGAACGGCGCTATTAGTATTTTACCAAAAAGAGAACTTGTACCATTAACTCCAAAAGATTTAAACATAGATGTTAAGTATGCTGGGTTACCAATTGCCCTTATCGTCGATTCACAAATTCAATATGATAACTTAAAGTTAATACATAAAAATGAAAAATGGTTATATAAAGAATTAAAAGAAAAAGGAATTACAAATATTAAAAACGTTGCCTTTGCTTCTGTTCAAGAAACGGATGGATCTTTTGCGATTAGTTTAAAGGAATAA
- the hfq gene encoding RNA chaperone Hfq yields MEHLQEELYKQIKEEKGTVTIFLKSGVRIVGEVVGVDKFTVLILVDGKQQLIYKQAISTIMK; encoded by the coding sequence TTGGAACATTTACAGGAAGAATTGTATAAACAAATAAAAGAAGAAAAAGGTACAGTTACAATTTTCTTAAAGAGTGGCGTTAGAATAGTAGGAGAAGTTGTTGGAGTAGATAAATTTACAGTTTTAATATTAGTGGATGGAAAACAACAGCTTATTTATAAGCAGGCTATATCAACAATAATGAAATAA
- a CDS encoding DUF4870 domain-containing protein — protein sequence MKGNNILSSLCYFSIFFAPFLLPIIVYFVAEDEVKYHAKKAFWSHVFPYAILFGGLAVSGMYGLGFDQSDGAGIGMIITYAVFILVGIYYFIWNIVRGIKVLKTA from the coding sequence ATGAAAGGAAATAATATTTTATCTTCGTTATGTTACTTTAGTATATTTTTTGCACCATTTTTACTACCAATTATCGTGTACTTTGTTGCAGAAGATGAAGTGAAGTATCACGCGAAAAAAGCATTTTGGTCACATGTTTTCCCATACGCAATCTTATTTGGAGGACTAGCAGTATCAGGAATGTACGGTTTAGGTTTCGATCAATCTGACGGTGCTGGAATTGGAATGATTATCACATATGCAGTGTTCATTCTTGTAGGAATTTATTACTTTATTTGGAATATCGTCAGAGGTATTAAAGTTTTGAAAACGGCGTAA
- a CDS encoding YjcZ family sporulation protein: protein MSYGGSCAGFGGGFALLIVLFILLIIIGCSCWGGGGYGY from the coding sequence ATGAGTTATGGTGGAAGTTGCGCTGGTTTCGGCGGTGGATTTGCTTTGCTTATCGTACTATTCATCCTTCTAATCATCATCGGATGTAGCTGTTGGGGTGGCGGCGGATACGGATATTAA
- a CDS encoding HD domain-containing protein: MEHNILQVIALAEKLKYEMRHSWLSNGRQESVAEHTWRMSLMAILVEPYLDQKVNIEKLLKMVIIHDLVEAEAGDIPAFDTMNSHELQLQKQKNELEAILNIKQTLTSSLGEELYDLWMEFEAKETYEAKVANALDKLEVKIQHNEADIDTWLPIEHKMTFQVAKHTNFDSFLSKLQKIIEQDGEKKLIAAGIDVEACKQ, encoded by the coding sequence ATGGAACACAACATTTTACAAGTCATTGCATTAGCAGAAAAACTAAAATATGAAATGCGACATAGCTGGCTTTCTAACGGACGTCAAGAAAGTGTTGCCGAACATACATGGCGTATGTCTCTAATGGCTATTTTAGTTGAACCTTATTTGGATCAAAAAGTAAATATTGAGAAATTACTTAAGATGGTTATTATTCACGACCTAGTCGAAGCCGAAGCTGGTGATATCCCTGCTTTTGATACGATGAATAGTCACGAATTACAACTACAAAAACAAAAAAATGAACTAGAAGCTATTTTAAATATTAAACAAACATTAACAAGTTCTCTCGGTGAGGAATTATATGACTTATGGATGGAGTTTGAAGCGAAAGAAACGTACGAAGCAAAAGTTGCTAATGCACTCGATAAACTTGAGGTGAAAATCCAACATAACGAAGCTGATATTGATACGTGGTTACCAATTGAACATAAAATGACATTCCAAGTAGCAAAGCATACAAACTTTGATTCTTTCCTATCTAAATTACAAAAAATTATTGAACAAGATGGAGAAAAGAAGTTAATTGCTGCCGGTATTGATGTTGAGGCATGCAAGCAATAA
- the nfsA gene encoding oxygen-insensitive NADPH nitroreductase, protein MNEMIHKMEQHVSVRKYKEESIPKDVVEKMVHAAQHAASSHFVQAYSVIYVTDQELKAKLAELSGNRHVKDCAAFFICCADLKRLEIACEKHGTEIKHEGVEDFIVATVDASLFAQNLALAAESLGYGICYIGGIRNNPREVSELLHLPDKVYPVFGMTVGVPDEEHGVKPRLPVAAVLHENGYNEQKYDELLNEYDETMSAYYKERSSNQKNVTWTESMSSFMSKEKRMHMKEFLSEKGLNKK, encoded by the coding sequence ATGAATGAGATGATACATAAGATGGAGCAACATGTTTCAGTTCGTAAATATAAAGAAGAATCAATTCCGAAAGATGTAGTAGAAAAGATGGTGCACGCTGCACAACATGCAGCTTCATCACATTTTGTACAGGCGTATTCTGTTATATATGTAACAGATCAGGAATTAAAAGCTAAACTAGCAGAGCTATCCGGAAATCGCCATGTGAAAGACTGTGCAGCATTTTTTATTTGTTGTGCAGATTTAAAACGACTTGAAATTGCATGTGAAAAACATGGTACAGAGATAAAGCATGAGGGAGTAGAAGACTTTATCGTTGCGACGGTAGATGCATCACTTTTTGCGCAAAACTTAGCACTAGCGGCAGAGTCATTAGGCTACGGTATTTGTTATATTGGTGGTATTCGTAATAATCCGAGAGAAGTGAGCGAATTGCTTCATTTACCGGATAAAGTATATCCTGTATTCGGAATGACAGTCGGTGTACCAGATGAAGAACATGGAGTTAAACCACGTTTACCAGTAGCAGCAGTTCTTCATGAAAATGGATATAATGAACAGAAATATGATGAATTACTAAATGAATATGATGAAACGATGAGCGCGTATTACAAAGAAAGATCATCAAATCAAAAAAACGTAACGTGGACGGAATCAATGAGTTCATTTATGTCCAAAGAAAAAAGAATGCATATGAAAGAGTTTTTAAGTGAAAAAGGTTTAAATAAGAAGTGA